From Acidimicrobiales bacterium, one genomic window encodes:
- a CDS encoding nitroreductase/quinone reductase family protein: protein MTITDVVKDTQLKTMNMVHRTLLCVSGGRIGARLGDMQVFKVTTTGRTSGKPRSVMLTSPLQVGDGYVFVASKGGDDRDPDWYRNMVANPEITIEPANGGAPLAMVARTATPDEKADLWPQIVAAYKGYAGYQTKTDRDIPVVIAEA, encoded by the coding sequence ATGACCATCACCGACGTCGTCAAGGACACCCAGCTGAAGACCATGAACATGGTTCACCGCACACTGCTGTGTGTCTCTGGTGGTCGCATCGGTGCACGACTGGGCGACATGCAGGTGTTCAAGGTCACCACCACCGGCCGCACCAGCGGTAAGCCTCGCTCGGTGATGCTCACCAGCCCGCTACAGGTCGGCGACGGCTATGTGTTCGTCGCCTCCAAGGGCGGCGACGACCGCGACCCCGACTGGTATCGCAACATGGTGGCCAACCCCGAAATCACCATCGAGCCCGCAAACGGAGGCGCACCATTGGCGATGGTGGCACGCACCGCAACGCCCGACGAGAAGGCCGACCTATGGCCCCAGATCGTCGCGGCCTACAAGGGTTATGCGGGCTACCAGACCAAGACCGACCGCGACATCCCAGTCGTCATAGCCGAAGCCTGA
- a CDS encoding AMP-binding protein, translating into MGTPLQTSHFVPDGSGPALRPDMTIGQRLRDVAAEVPDREALVEGISGGGRRWTYAQLLADAERCANVLLDHFQPGERVGIWAHNLPEWVIVEYGAALAGLTLVTLNPSLQPSEAAYVLGQSRSSGVLVVPDVRGNPVAAHAQALQPDLPELRTILRLDQLAEMMDAVTIRDELPEVSSEQPVQVQYTSGTTGFPKGVVLRHRNVVDNAMLWADRVEVPDGASWLSPMPLFHTGGCVMGVLGALDRRAKLVLMPMFEPGLFLELIETEQIEMAGAVPTMLIAAMEHPQFATRDLSSWKAVVSGGAQVPEALVRKIESTLGVDFTIVYGQTECSPVLTNTKPSDTPEDKGLTVGPPIPHTELKIVDPDTLETVPLGQQGELWARGYFTMLEYFDKPAETAETLLADGWVRTGDLATMDERGYCRIVGRLKDMIIRGGENLFPAEIEEVLVKHPGVAEAAVVGLPDDKWGEIVAAFIRPADAATPPSVAELRDHMRASLSPQKTPSRWYSMSQFPLTGSGKIQKFALRTAWQEGAYEDSEL; encoded by the coding sequence ATGGGGACACCGCTACAGACATCACATTTCGTGCCCGACGGCTCTGGCCCGGCGCTACGGCCCGACATGACCATCGGCCAGCGCCTTCGAGACGTGGCAGCCGAGGTTCCCGACAGGGAGGCACTCGTCGAAGGCATTTCGGGCGGGGGGCGCCGGTGGACCTACGCCCAACTGCTGGCCGACGCCGAGCGCTGCGCCAACGTGCTGCTCGACCACTTCCAACCGGGCGAACGCGTCGGGATATGGGCCCACAACCTGCCCGAGTGGGTAATCGTCGAATACGGCGCCGCCCTGGCCGGGCTGACACTGGTGACTCTGAATCCCAGCCTGCAACCGTCCGAGGCCGCCTATGTACTCGGTCAGTCACGCTCGTCTGGTGTTCTGGTGGTTCCCGACGTCAGAGGCAACCCGGTAGCCGCCCACGCCCAGGCGCTGCAGCCTGACCTGCCCGAGTTGAGAACCATCCTGCGCCTCGACCAGCTGGCCGAGATGATGGACGCGGTCACCATTCGCGACGAACTGCCCGAGGTGTCCAGCGAACAGCCGGTGCAGGTGCAATACACCAGCGGCACCACCGGCTTCCCCAAGGGCGTGGTGCTGCGCCACCGCAACGTGGTCGACAACGCCATGCTGTGGGCCGATCGGGTCGAGGTGCCCGACGGGGCGTCGTGGCTGTCACCGATGCCGCTGTTCCACACCGGCGGCTGCGTGATGGGGGTGCTGGGAGCGCTCGATCGCCGCGCCAAGTTGGTGCTGATGCCCATGTTCGAGCCGGGGCTGTTCCTCGAGCTGATCGAGACCGAGCAGATCGAGATGGCCGGGGCAGTGCCCACCATGCTCATCGCCGCCATGGAACACCCCCAGTTTGCTACCCGTGACCTTTCGTCGTGGAAGGCGGTGGTGTCGGGAGGCGCACAGGTGCCCGAGGCGTTGGTTCGCAAGATCGAGTCGACCTTGGGGGTCGATTTCACCATCGTCTATGGCCAGACCGAATGCTCGCCGGTGCTCACCAACACCAAACCGTCGGACACACCCGAGGACAAGGGCCTCACGGTGGGCCCGCCGATACCCCACACCGAGCTGAAGATCGTCGACCCCGACACGCTCGAAACCGTGCCCCTGGGGCAACAGGGCGAGCTGTGGGCACGCGGCTATTTCACGATGCTCGAGTACTTCGACAAGCCGGCCGAGACCGCCGAGACACTGCTGGCCGACGGCTGGGTGCGCACCGGCGACCTGGCCACCATGGACGAACGCGGCTATTGCCGCATAGTCGGACGCCTGAAGGACATGATCATCCGCGGCGGCGAGAACCTGTTCCCCGCCGAGATCGAGGAGGTCTTGGTCAAGCATCCCGGCGTCGCAGAGGCCGCGGTGGTGGGCCTGCCAGACGACAAGTGGGGCGAGATCGTCGCGGCGTTCATTCGACCCGCCGACGCCGCAACCCCGCCGTCGGTGGCCGAACTGCGCGACCACATGCGCGCCAGCCTGTCACCCCAGAAGACACCCAGCCGCTGGTACTCGATGTCTCAGTTCCCGCTGACCGGCTCGGGCAAGATCCAGAAGTTCGCCCTGCGCACAGCGTGGCAAGAGGGCGCCTACGAAGACAGCGAGCTCTAG
- a CDS encoding cytochrome P450, with protein MATTNFDTTTGQIDVLSNIAYIDGPPHDALAWLRANRPLHHQTIDDPIWIGESYVLTRHTDVKAVSVDLENFGNGEGHNLRNDHSDDDTRHLLNSDRPKHTDLRSVMSREFTPRVVRQLGDTYANLASDAVQAVADEQSFDFVERVAVEVPMKAIVALMGAPVEDQDRILRWSNATISNIDPDYSPTPEARMEAFGEMTEYAMMLKAARDASASDDVSGLLVQALARGELTPDEYVTYVVLLFVAGNETTRNAMSWGMKAFAEHPDQWTRFRSDPAGLIDTTVEEVIRWASPVNYMSRTVKNPVELHGTTLQPGKKVSLMYLSANRDETVFDDPFNFDITRSPNPHLAFGHGAHFCLGAHLARLQVRSLLLALAPRVQRIELTGEPEHVWSSFINGIKRLPLRLVTA; from the coding sequence ATGGCAACAACCAACTTCGACACCACCACTGGGCAGATCGATGTGTTGTCCAACATCGCCTACATCGATGGGCCACCGCACGACGCGTTGGCGTGGCTGCGCGCCAACCGACCGCTGCACCACCAGACGATCGACGACCCGATCTGGATCGGCGAGTCGTATGTCCTGACCCGCCATACCGACGTCAAGGCGGTCAGCGTCGACCTCGAGAACTTCGGCAATGGCGAAGGCCACAACCTGCGAAACGACCACTCCGACGACGACACCAGGCACCTGCTGAACAGCGACCGACCCAAACACACCGACCTGAGGTCGGTGATGAGCCGCGAGTTCACACCCAGGGTGGTCCGCCAACTGGGCGACACCTATGCGAACCTCGCCTCCGATGCGGTGCAGGCCGTTGCCGACGAGCAGTCGTTCGATTTCGTAGAACGAGTCGCCGTCGAGGTTCCGATGAAGGCCATCGTCGCCTTGATGGGTGCACCGGTGGAAGACCAGGACCGCATCCTGCGTTGGAGCAACGCCACCATCTCCAACATCGACCCCGACTATTCGCCGACCCCCGAAGCCCGAATGGAAGCCTTCGGCGAGATGACCGAATACGCAATGATGCTCAAGGCCGCACGCGACGCCTCCGCCTCAGACGACGTATCGGGCCTGCTGGTGCAGGCGCTAGCCCGCGGAGAGCTGACACCCGACGAATACGTCACCTATGTGGTTCTGCTGTTCGTGGCCGGCAACGAAACCACTCGCAACGCGATGTCGTGGGGAATGAAGGCGTTCGCCGAACACCCAGACCAGTGGACCAGGTTCCGCTCCGACCCAGCGGGCCTCATCGACACCACGGTCGAGGAGGTCATCCGTTGGGCTTCGCCCGTCAACTACATGTCGCGGACGGTCAAGAACCCCGTCGAGTTGCATGGCACCACCCTTCAGCCCGGCAAGAAGGTGTCGCTGATGTACCTCTCGGCCAACCGTGACGAAACGGTGTTCGACGATCCGTTCAACTTCGACATCACCCGCTCGCCCAACCCCCACCTGGCCTTCGGACACGGCGCCCACTTCTGCCTGGGCGCCCACCTGGCCCGCCTTCAGGTGCGATCCCTGTTGCTGGCCCTGGCGCCACGAGTGCAACGGATCGAACTCACCGGCGAGCCCGAACACGTGTGGTCGAGCTTCATCAACGGCATAAAGCGGCTGCCGCTGAGGTTGGTGACTGCATGA
- a CDS encoding nitroreductase/quinone reductase family protein, with protein sequence MNDWNRQVIDEFRANQGKVAQFGDAPLVILHTIGAKSGQLREIPLVALDEDGVLTVFASKAGAPDNPDWYYNLKSTPEITVEYGTDRFSARLDELDPAEASARIGRQAQIMPQFGEYVTKAAPRIIPAFEIVRLG encoded by the coding sequence ATGAACGACTGGAACCGCCAGGTCATTGACGAGTTTCGAGCGAATCAGGGCAAGGTCGCTCAGTTCGGCGACGCTCCCTTGGTGATACTTCACACCATCGGAGCCAAGAGCGGCCAGCTGCGCGAGATCCCGCTGGTGGCGCTGGATGAGGACGGTGTGCTCACCGTGTTCGCGTCCAAGGCCGGAGCGCCCGATAATCCCGACTGGTACTACAACCTCAAGTCCACTCCAGAGATCACCGTCGAGTACGGAACCGATCGGTTCTCGGCTCGGCTCGACGAACTGGACCCCGCCGAGGCATCAGCGCGGATCGGCCGTCAGGCGCAGATCATGCCCCAGTTCGGCGAGTACGTGACCAAGGCTGCACCCAGGATCATCCCAGCGTTTGAGATAGTGCGTCTCGGCTAG
- a CDS encoding ResA-like WAxxUGC motif-containing protein produces the protein MAPSLAPATVAVVIFQSSTVDQAEFAAVTGWVPKPEGLCKDVRCVPAADAVGADGRIDVRVAAQRLAMAVVEDEQHGLVALGPESGSALASAVAPELTLPDAHGNPFSLSALHGRKVLLVAWASWUGCRTSLPGWQALHSQFEADGLTVVTVALDLDPAQARPWIEAATPTHPSLIDSQHRIDELFGIVNVPMAVWIDESGTIVRPAEVASIEPSPLRGMEVSDELPERMRVALTEIKKFPDEAVAYRAAIGDWVVNGDESRFVMAPHEVVEASGARPVEHSAAAAHFALGCHLEETVGHDAAVEHWKAAHRLHPQNWTYKRQAWTLETTAAGEPSDLSQEAFDTYGTSWLDDVLALGGGDSYYRPPSL, from the coding sequence ATGGCGCCCAGTCTTGCACCAGCTACGGTTGCCGTCGTGATCTTCCAGTCATCGACCGTCGACCAGGCCGAGTTCGCTGCTGTTACCGGATGGGTGCCCAAGCCCGAGGGTCTGTGCAAGGACGTGCGCTGTGTGCCCGCTGCCGATGCCGTTGGCGCCGACGGGCGCATCGACGTGCGAGTGGCCGCCCAGCGGCTGGCCATGGCGGTGGTAGAGGACGAACAGCACGGCCTCGTTGCCCTGGGCCCAGAAAGCGGCAGCGCCCTGGCCTCGGCCGTGGCCCCAGAGCTGACGCTGCCAGACGCACACGGCAACCCGTTCTCGTTGTCGGCCCTGCACGGGCGCAAGGTGCTGCTGGTGGCGTGGGCCAGTTGGTGAGGCTGCAGAACCAGCCTGCCCGGGTGGCAGGCATTGCACAGCCAGTTCGAGGCCGACGGGCTCACCGTGGTGACCGTGGCCCTCGACCTCGACCCGGCCCAGGCGCGCCCTTGGATCGAGGCCGCAACGCCGACGCATCCTTCGCTGATCGACAGCCAGCACCGGATCGACGAGTTGTTCGGCATCGTCAATGTGCCGATGGCGGTGTGGATCGACGAGTCGGGAACCATCGTGCGGCCCGCCGAGGTCGCCTCCATCGAGCCCTCGCCGCTGCGAGGCATGGAGGTGTCAGACGAGCTGCCCGAGCGTATGCGGGTGGCTTTGACCGAGATCAAGAAGTTCCCGGACGAGGCCGTGGCCTACCGCGCCGCTATCGGCGACTGGGTTGTCAACGGTGACGAAAGCCGCTTTGTGATGGCCCCCCACGAGGTGGTCGAAGCATCGGGTGCACGGCCGGTCGAGCACAGTGCGGCCGCGGCTCACTTCGCTCTGGGGTGCCACCTCGAAGAAACGGTCGGGCACGACGCAGCCGTCGAACATTGGAAGGCCGCTCATCGTCTGCATCCACAGAACTGGACCTACAAGCGGCAGGCCTGGACCCTCGAAACCACGGCCGCGGGCGAGCCCTCAGATCTCAGCCAAGAAGCCTTCGACACCTACGGCACGAGTTGGCTCGACGATGTGTTGGCGCTGGGAGGCGGCGACAGCTATTACCGTCCGCCATCCCTCTGA
- a CDS encoding amidohydrolase family protein — MYDAIITGGTIIDGTGATRRRADVGITGGRIAAIGDLGDARAARTIDASGRIVAPGFIDVHTHVDAQVFWDTTLSPSPLHGVTSVIGGNCGFSVMPLSDDPEDGAYLMRMLSRVEGMPLRSLEEGVPWNWKSTEDYLAMLENKLSINAGFKVGHSALRRVVMGADCTRREATADEIAAMCDLLRAGVEAGAIGFSSSWSNTHNDADRNMVPSRYATRDELLALCGVLADYPGTTLEFIPRVGPFTDEDAELMADMAQAADAPLNWNVLAVSAKNLDDAFAKLGACDAAASRGHRVVGLTAPMSLDFRVSFASGFLLDAIPGWEEVMLLPIEDKMALFADPAERQRLADLADSKHLMRRFTHWEQMTIFHTVAPENQQYLGRNIGEIATELGKSPWDTICDIALADRLETSFGHPSEDEPDENWKARVEVWRDKRAVIGASDAGAHLDMFFSADYATKMLGEAVVKRQLMPLEEAINLLTAVPADLYGLKDRGRLVEGAYADLVVFDEHTISSNPMEMRADLPAGAARLYAEANGIDLVMCNGVEIVSHGEFTDARPGAVLRSGVHTG; from the coding sequence ATGTACGACGCGATCATCACCGGGGGAACCATCATCGACGGCACCGGAGCGACCAGGCGCCGAGCCGACGTGGGAATCACAGGCGGGCGCATCGCGGCCATAGGTGATCTCGGCGACGCTCGAGCCGCCCGCACCATCGACGCATCGGGGCGCATCGTGGCTCCCGGTTTCATAGACGTTCACACCCATGTCGATGCCCAGGTGTTCTGGGACACCACCCTGTCGCCTTCGCCTCTTCACGGTGTCACCAGCGTCATCGGCGGCAACTGCGGGTTCAGCGTCATGCCGCTCAGCGACGACCCAGAAGACGGCGCATACCTGATGAGAATGCTGAGCCGGGTCGAGGGCATGCCGCTGCGGTCGCTGGAAGAGGGCGTGCCTTGGAACTGGAAGAGCACCGAGGACTACCTCGCGATGCTCGAGAACAAGCTGTCGATCAACGCAGGCTTCAAGGTCGGCCACTCGGCGCTGCGCCGCGTCGTCATGGGCGCCGACTGCACCAGGCGCGAGGCCACCGCGGACGAGATCGCTGCGATGTGCGACCTGTTGCGCGCAGGCGTCGAAGCCGGAGCGATCGGATTCTCGTCGTCGTGGTCGAACACCCACAACGACGCCGACCGCAACATGGTGCCCAGCCGCTACGCCACCCGCGACGAGCTGCTGGCGCTGTGTGGTGTCCTGGCCGACTATCCGGGAACAACGCTGGAGTTCATCCCCAGAGTCGGGCCGTTCACCGACGAAGATGCCGAGCTGATGGCAGACATGGCCCAGGCCGCCGATGCACCGTTGAACTGGAATGTCCTGGCGGTGTCGGCCAAGAACCTCGACGACGCCTTTGCCAAGCTGGGGGCGTGCGATGCGGCCGCCAGCCGTGGTCACCGGGTGGTCGGCCTGACCGCCCCGATGTCGCTGGACTTTCGGGTCAGCTTCGCCAGCGGCTTCCTGCTCGACGCAATACCGGGCTGGGAAGAGGTGATGCTGCTGCCCATCGAGGACAAGATGGCGCTGTTCGCCGACCCGGCCGAGCGCCAGCGGCTGGCCGACCTGGCCGACTCCAAGCACCTCATGCGCCGCTTCACGCACTGGGAGCAGATGACGATCTTCCACACGGTGGCGCCCGAGAACCAGCAGTACCTGGGGCGCAACATCGGTGAGATCGCAACCGAACTGGGCAAGTCGCCCTGGGACACCATCTGCGACATCGCCCTGGCCGACAGGCTCGAGACCTCGTTCGGCCACCCATCCGAGGACGAACCCGACGAGAACTGGAAGGCCAGGGTCGAGGTGTGGCGCGACAAGCGGGCGGTCATCGGGGCGTCCGACGCCGGAGCCCATCTCGACATGTTCTTCAGCGCCGACTATGCCACCAAGATGCTGGGCGAGGCGGTGGTCAAGCGTCAGCTGATGCCTCTCGAGGAAGCCATCAATCTGCTGACCGCTGTGCCCGCCGACCTGTATGGACTGAAAGACCGCGGCCGCCTGGTCGAGGGCGCATACGCCGACCTGGTCGTGTTCGACGAGCACACCATCTCGTCCAACCCGATGGAGATGAGAGCCGACCTGCCGGCCGGAGCGGCCCGCCTCTATGCCGAGGCCAACGGCATCGACCTGGTCATGTGCAACGGTGTCGAGATCGTGTCACATGGCGAGTTCACCGACGCTCGCCCCGGCGCGGTCTTGCGCTCGGGTGTCCACACTGGGTGA